The Corynebacterium suranareeae genome window below encodes:
- a CDS encoding LysR family transcriptional regulator has protein sequence MNNDGGEMRIDDVRSFISVANSGHLTETADRLGIPQPTLSRRIGRVEKHAGTPLFDRAGRKLVLNQRGRAFLAHASAIVAEFDSAATEIKRLMDPEKGTIRLDFMHSLGTWMVPELIRTFRTEHPHVEFQLHQAAAMLLVDRVLADETDLALVGPKPAEVGTSLGWAPLLRQRLALAVPADHRLASGSGEIPLSEVAGEPFVAMRAGFGTRLLMDALAEKAGFVPNVVFESMELTTVAGLVSAGLGVGVVPMDDPYLPTVGIVQRPLNPPAYRELGLVWRLNAGPAPAVDNFREFVAGSRYALERS, from the coding sequence ATGAACAATGATGGCGGAGAAATGCGAATCGATGATGTTCGCAGCTTCATATCAGTCGCAAACTCAGGCCACCTCACCGAAACCGCTGACCGTTTAGGCATCCCCCAGCCCACACTGTCCAGAAGGATCGGACGTGTAGAAAAACACGCGGGCACCCCACTTTTTGACCGCGCCGGCCGAAAACTCGTCCTCAATCAACGAGGTCGCGCATTTCTCGCCCACGCTAGTGCAATTGTCGCGGAATTTGACTCTGCCGCCACTGAAATCAAACGACTCATGGATCCCGAAAAAGGAACCATCCGCCTTGATTTCATGCACTCCCTTGGCACATGGATGGTTCCAGAACTAATCCGCACGTTCCGAACTGAACATCCCCATGTGGAATTCCAACTCCACCAAGCAGCAGCAATGCTCTTGGTCGACCGAGTGTTAGCCGATGAAACTGACCTCGCATTAGTTGGTCCCAAACCGGCGGAAGTGGGAACTTCTCTAGGGTGGGCGCCACTTTTGCGCCAACGCCTTGCTCTGGCTGTTCCGGCAGATCACAGGCTGGCATCAGGTTCCGGAGAAATCCCATTATCGGAAGTGGCAGGTGAACCCTTTGTGGCGATGCGCGCAGGATTTGGCACGAGGCTTTTAATGGACGCCTTGGCTGAAAAGGCCGGATTTGTACCCAACGTGGTTTTCGAATCCATGGAACTAACCACCGTCGCTGGCCTTGTTAGCGCAGGTCTAGGCGTTGGAGTAGTGCCGATGGATGATCCATACCTACCCACAGTTGGAATTGTGCAACGCCCACTTAATCCACCTGCTTATAGGGAGTTGGGTTTAGTGTGGCGACTTAATGCGGGACCTGCTCCTGCGGTGGACAATTTCCGAGAGTTTGTTGCTGGATCTAGATATGCGCTGGAAAGGAGCTAA
- a CDS encoding MFS transporter, with protein sequence MMVPMSQAIDTKVTEYQGIERGTRNYKRAVFAMLAAGLAAFNGLYCTQALLPTMTAELGITPTQSALTVSATTGMLAVCIVPASILSEKFGRGRVLITSLSLAIIVGLILPLVPNITALILLRGLQGVLLAGTPAVAMTWLSEEIHPKDIGHAMGIYIAGNTVGGLTGRMIPAGLLEVTHWQNALLGSSVAALIFGAIMVMLLPKQRKFQPKNINVRHEFSAMTAHWRNPRLALLFLTAFLGMGTFVSLYNYLGFRMMDQFGLSEVLVGAVFIMYLAGTWSSTQAGALREKIGNGPTVIFLSLTMIASMAMMGINNLWITLVALFVFTAAFFALHSSASGWIGIIATHDRAEASSMYLFCYYVGSSVVGWGSGFVFTHLPWIAFIGWLVLLLCGVLGISITLAKLAHKVN encoded by the coding sequence ATGATGGTGCCCATGAGCCAAGCGATAGATACCAAGGTCACGGAATACCAGGGAATTGAGCGCGGAACACGGAATTACAAACGCGCTGTGTTCGCCATGTTGGCTGCCGGGTTGGCTGCGTTCAATGGTCTTTATTGCACTCAGGCTTTGTTGCCAACAATGACGGCAGAGTTAGGCATTACCCCTACTCAATCTGCACTGACCGTATCCGCTACTACCGGCATGCTCGCGGTGTGTATTGTTCCGGCGTCAATTCTTTCGGAGAAATTTGGCAGGGGCCGGGTTCTTATAACCTCGCTTTCTTTGGCCATTATTGTTGGTTTGATCTTGCCGTTGGTTCCTAATATCACTGCACTTATCCTGCTCAGAGGGCTGCAGGGAGTGCTGCTGGCTGGCACTCCGGCGGTGGCTATGACCTGGTTGTCTGAGGAGATCCATCCAAAAGATATTGGGCATGCGATGGGAATTTACATCGCTGGCAATACGGTCGGTGGATTAACTGGCCGCATGATCCCTGCAGGCCTGCTTGAGGTGACTCATTGGCAAAATGCATTGCTGGGCAGTTCTGTTGCCGCGTTGATTTTCGGCGCGATCATGGTGATGTTGCTTCCCAAGCAGCGGAAATTCCAACCGAAGAATATCAATGTGCGCCATGAGTTTTCAGCGATGACTGCGCATTGGCGTAATCCTCGTTTGGCGTTGCTGTTTCTGACGGCGTTTCTCGGGATGGGCACATTTGTGTCGTTGTATAACTACTTAGGCTTTCGCATGATGGATCAGTTTGGTTTAAGTGAAGTCCTGGTTGGCGCGGTGTTCATCATGTATTTGGCTGGTACGTGGAGTTCTACTCAGGCAGGTGCGTTGAGGGAGAAGATCGGCAATGGACCAACGGTTATTTTCCTAAGCCTGACGATGATCGCCTCAATGGCCATGATGGGCATTAACAATTTGTGGATCACGCTTGTTGCCCTTTTTGTGTTCACGGCAGCGTTTTTTGCTTTGCATTCCAGTGCGTCGGGGTGGATTGGGATTATTGCAACGCATGATCGTGCGGAAGCCTCCAGCATGTACTTATTTTGTTATTACGTTGGGTCCTCGGTGGTCGGTTGGGGTTCGGGATTTGTGTTCACCCATTTGCCGTGGATTGCGTTCATTGGCTGGCTAGTCCTGCTCCTGTGCGGAGTCTTAGGCATTTCCATCACCCTGGCCAAACTAGCCCACAAGGTGAATTAA
- a CDS encoding cupredoxin domain-containing protein, with protein MVLVVAGLIHPLLPEYRWVLIHLFTLGAITNSIVVWSQHFTEKFLHLKLDDSKRPAQLMKIRLLNVGIIVTIIGQMVDQWIVTSVGATFVGLALAWHAGSLAAQFRSAKHGQPFASAVVAYVASACCLPFGAFAGALLSKELSGNLQERVLLTHSVINFLGFVGFAALGSLSVLFAAIWRTKIRRNFTPWSVGIMAIALPIIVAGILLDNGYVTAAGLAAYAAAWLLCMAGWGKASISNLSFSTSTSSTAPLWLVGTLAWLAVQAVIHNGELYHVEVPTIALVIGFGAQLLIGVMSYLLPSTMGGGASAVRTGTHILNTAGLFRWTLLNGGLAIWLLTDNSWLRVIVSLLSIGALAIFVILLPKAVRAQRGVITKTREPITPPEGPRLNQITAGISVLALILAAFGGLNPGVAPVASTNSDVYPVTITAGDMVFIPDVIEVPAGKSLEVTMINEDDMVHDLKFANGVQTGRVAPGDEITVTVGDISEDMEGWCTIAGHHAQGMDLEVKVPAPTQP; from the coding sequence ATAGTTTTAGTTGTCGCCGGTTTAATCCATCCGCTGCTTCCGGAATATCGTTGGGTGCTTATTCACCTTTTCACCCTCGGCGCCATCACAAACTCCATTGTTGTGTGGTCGCAGCATTTCACGGAAAAGTTCCTGCACTTAAAACTCGATGATTCAAAACGCCCTGCGCAGTTGATGAAGATTCGGTTGCTGAATGTGGGAATCATCGTCACGATCATTGGCCAGATGGTGGATCAGTGGATTGTTACGAGTGTGGGCGCGACGTTCGTGGGGCTTGCGCTGGCCTGGCACGCGGGTAGTTTGGCCGCGCAATTTCGCAGCGCGAAGCATGGCCAGCCGTTTGCTTCTGCAGTTGTGGCGTATGTTGCCAGCGCGTGCTGTTTGCCGTTCGGCGCTTTTGCGGGTGCGCTTTTATCCAAGGAGCTGTCGGGAAATCTGCAGGAGCGCGTGCTGCTTACCCACTCGGTGATTAACTTTTTGGGTTTTGTGGGGTTCGCCGCGCTGGGTTCCTTGTCTGTGCTTTTCGCTGCGATTTGGCGCACCAAAATCCGCCGCAATTTCACTCCCTGGTCAGTAGGCATCATGGCGATCGCCTTGCCGATCATCGTCGCAGGCATCCTGCTCGACAACGGTTATGTCACCGCCGCAGGCCTGGCCGCCTACGCGGCAGCATGGTTGCTGTGCATGGCGGGGTGGGGGAAGGCGTCGATAAGCAATTTAAGCTTTTCGACGTCTACCTCCTCCACCGCACCCCTTTGGCTCGTGGGCACCTTGGCGTGGCTGGCGGTGCAGGCCGTGATTCATAATGGCGAGCTTTACCATGTGGAAGTTCCAACAATTGCGCTGGTCATCGGCTTTGGCGCGCAGCTTTTAATTGGTGTGATGAGCTATCTGCTGCCGTCAACGATGGGTGGCGGCGCGAGCGCGGTGCGAACCGGAACGCATATTTTGAACACTGCGGGGCTGTTTAGATGGACGCTGCTCAATGGCGGACTGGCGATTTGGCTGCTTACCGACAACTCCTGGCTCCGCGTAATTGTGTCACTGCTCAGCATCGGTGCGCTGGCAATTTTTGTCATTTTGCTTCCCAAAGCCGTGCGGGCGCAGCGCGGTGTCATTACCAAAACGCGTGAACCCATCACCCCGCCGGAGGGACCTCGCCTTAATCAAATCACCGCCGGAATTTCAGTGCTTGCGCTTATTTTGGCAGCCTTCGGTGGGCTCAACCCAGGTGTAGCGCCGGTTGCATCCACTAATTCCGATGTCTATCCCGTGACCATTACCGCAGGTGATATGGTATTTATCCCCGATGTCATCGAAGTTCCAGCCGGTAAATCCTTAGAAGTCACGATGATCAACGAAGACGACATGGTCCACGATCTGAAATTTGCCAACGGCGTGCAAACCGGCAGGGTCGCGCCAGGAGATGAAATCACCGTCACCGTCGGCGACATTTCCGAAGACATGGAAGGCTGGTGCACCATCGCAGGCCACCACGCACAAGGAATGGACCTAGAGGTAAAGGTGCCGGCTCCGACTCAGCCATGA
- a CDS encoding TM0106 family RecB-like putative nuclease, which translates to MQRRARREVGLMEVLDRLPQQPKKRGRNNFTRVDLDNEAELAEFDTLEAIAAGETLITGAVFSGTLDGVPWEVIADILVRNPDGTYMPVMVSNHRVARPDPHKTMKGIAVSRLGVGQPLEVKATLRHHTIDGYRLTLAMMGLEEAGVAPVSSFGAVVGQDRDWAYLVDVTRYAPAAHRALLTPTPSAPRRVKECSTCRFWPKCEPELKAADDISLFLSGDRADTYREKGIHTTTALIEANLGEISHIAAAWRDDIPVLRRTEHTTAPRFDVEIDVDVEAYLDLGAYLWGAWDGKTYIPFVIWSDLGSEAEGENFAQFWSWLKARRDKARQQGQTFGVYCYASNGENHWMLSTARRFYGKVKGVPSEQEIRGFISSDQWNDMFAVARSQLVGPGGLGLKQLAPAAGFHWEEEDFAGEDSLHAYLIASTAPEPEAEAARAQLLSYNGDDCRATAAVRHWLRKGARSAPVLGA; encoded by the coding sequence ATGCAACGCAGAGCCCGCCGTGAAGTGGGCTTGATGGAGGTTTTGGACAGACTTCCGCAGCAACCCAAAAAGCGGGGACGGAATAACTTCACCAGGGTTGATCTGGATAATGAAGCCGAATTAGCGGAGTTTGACACCCTCGAAGCCATCGCAGCCGGCGAAACTTTAATCACCGGCGCAGTGTTTAGCGGCACCTTGGATGGCGTGCCATGGGAAGTCATCGCCGATATTTTGGTCCGCAACCCTGACGGCACCTATATGCCAGTGATGGTGAGCAACCACCGGGTGGCCCGCCCAGATCCACATAAAACAATGAAGGGGATCGCTGTTTCCCGTCTTGGCGTGGGGCAACCTTTGGAGGTTAAGGCAACATTACGCCACCACACCATCGACGGTTACCGGCTCACGTTGGCGATGATGGGGCTTGAAGAAGCCGGAGTTGCCCCCGTATCGTCCTTCGGTGCTGTTGTGGGACAAGACCGCGATTGGGCTTACCTTGTTGATGTCACCCGTTACGCCCCAGCCGCACACCGCGCTTTGCTCACCCCAACCCCTTCTGCACCCAGGCGAGTGAAAGAATGCTCAACCTGCAGATTCTGGCCCAAATGCGAACCCGAACTTAAAGCAGCCGACGATATCAGCCTCTTCTTATCCGGCGACCGCGCTGATACCTACCGCGAAAAAGGCATCCACACCACCACGGCGCTCATTGAGGCAAACTTAGGCGAAATCTCCCACATCGCCGCAGCCTGGCGAGACGACATCCCCGTCCTTCGCCGCACCGAGCACACCACCGCCCCGCGTTTCGACGTAGAAATCGACGTCGACGTAGAAGCCTACCTCGACCTAGGTGCCTACTTGTGGGGAGCCTGGGACGGCAAAACCTACATACCTTTTGTCATTTGGTCTGATCTAGGCAGCGAGGCGGAAGGCGAAAACTTCGCCCAATTCTGGTCCTGGCTTAAAGCGCGCCGGGACAAAGCCCGCCAACAGGGACAAACCTTTGGTGTGTACTGCTATGCCAGCAACGGTGAAAACCACTGGATGCTCTCTACCGCCCGCAGGTTCTACGGTAAGGTCAAAGGTGTTCCCAGCGAACAGGAAATCCGCGGCTTTATCAGCTCTGACCAGTGGAATGACATGTTTGCCGTAGCCCGATCCCAACTGGTTGGCCCCGGTGGTTTAGGACTAAAACAACTAGCTCCCGCAGCTGGATTCCACTGGGAGGAAGAAGATTTCGCAGGTGAAGACAGCCTGCACGCCTATCTGATTGCCTCCACTGCCCCCGAACCAGAAGCCGAGGCTGCTCGTGCTCAATTACTCAGTTACAACGGCGATGATTGCAGGGCTACCGCCGCTGTGCGCCATTGGCTTCGAAAAGGTGCGCGTTCTGCTCCAGTTTTGGGTGCTTGA
- a CDS encoding DUF6474 family protein, which translates to MGIFEAIRSARAKTKAEIKAAEAKVKTEAKNKAKLDLKREKLLVQQEKNLLKAEDKGLKKRNKHELKMAKNILEQKRQGRLNKDKVKRWAGTARVLTPLLLPIIYRLSTEARDQVVKSRARRAGVTAEQLSQFAGHAAALKARIQGVRDTAKNSGLPSGFVRDVEERLDELEAAANNSEFMSPQQRHRAHQSIDRDLNQVSDQIQDRLLDK; encoded by the coding sequence ATGGGCATCTTCGAAGCTATTCGATCCGCACGCGCGAAGACCAAAGCTGAGATCAAAGCAGCCGAGGCGAAGGTAAAAACCGAGGCGAAAAACAAAGCAAAACTAGATCTCAAGCGTGAGAAACTTCTTGTTCAGCAGGAAAAGAATCTGCTGAAGGCTGAAGACAAAGGCTTAAAGAAGCGCAATAAGCATGAGCTGAAAATGGCGAAGAATATCCTTGAGCAAAAACGCCAAGGTCGCCTGAATAAAGACAAGGTGAAGCGTTGGGCGGGCACCGCTCGGGTTCTCACACCGTTGCTGTTGCCTATTATTTATCGCCTCTCCACCGAAGCACGCGACCAGGTGGTTAAAAGCCGTGCACGTCGTGCTGGTGTGACCGCTGAGCAGCTTAGCCAGTTTGCAGGTCATGCAGCAGCGTTGAAGGCTCGTATTCAAGGCGTGCGCGACACCGCGAAGAATTCAGGACTGCCCAGTGGATTTGTTCGCGATGTTGAAGAGCGCCTCGATGAGCTAGAGGCCGCTGCCAACAACTCTGAGTTCATGTCCCCTCAGCAGCGCCATCGTGCGCACCAGTCCATCGATCGTGATCTGAACCAAGTATCGGATCAGATTCAGGATCGACTGTTGGATAAGTAG
- a CDS encoding LuxR C-terminal-related transcriptional regulator, translated as MIRVLLADDHEIVRLGLRAVLESAEDIEVVGEVSTAEGAVQAAQAGGIDVILMDLRFGPGVQGTQVSTGADATAAIKRTIENPPKVLVVTNYDTDADILGAIEAGALGYLLKDAPPSELLAAVRSAAEGDSTLSPMVANRLMTRVRTPKTSLTPRELEVLKLVAGGSSNRDIGRILFLSEATVKSHLVHIYDKLGVRSRTSAVAAAREQGLL; from the coding sequence ATGATTCGCGTGCTGCTTGCTGATGACCACGAAATTGTGAGGCTCGGGCTTCGTGCTGTGCTGGAAAGCGCCGAGGACATTGAGGTTGTGGGTGAAGTTTCCACTGCAGAAGGCGCGGTGCAGGCTGCCCAAGCAGGTGGCATTGATGTCATTTTGATGGACTTGCGTTTTGGGCCTGGTGTTCAGGGAACTCAGGTTTCTACTGGCGCGGATGCAACAGCAGCGATTAAACGCACCATTGAAAACCCGCCGAAAGTGCTGGTTGTGACCAACTATGACACCGACGCCGACATTCTTGGAGCAATTGAAGCTGGCGCTTTGGGCTACCTGCTGAAAGATGCCCCTCCAAGTGAATTGTTGGCAGCGGTGCGCTCTGCGGCGGAAGGCGATTCCACGTTGTCGCCGATGGTTGCTAACCGTTTGATGACCCGCGTGCGCACCCCCAAGACTTCGCTTACCCCCCGTGAGCTGGAAGTTCTTAAGCTGGTGGCGGGTGGTTCTTCCAACCGCGATATCGGGCGCATCCTCTTCCTGTCGGAGGCCACGGTGAAGTCCCACCTCGTGCACATCTACGACAAACTCGGCGTACGTTCGCGCACCTCGGCCGTTGCAGCCGCCCGCGAGCAGGGCTTGCTCTAG
- a CDS encoding sensor histidine kinase, with protein sequence MQSSLDRVSESGRNELDVETLVKRGNQPGAMSYRNSIHILTATLLVVGLGASARLTLPMFALSCVLLFVWGFFYFYGSTKRVDFSHGVQLAWLFALSLVWIVMVPIVPVSIYLLFPLFFLYLQVMPDVRGIIAVVGATAVAVASQYSVGLTFGGVMGPLVSAIVTVAIDYAFRTLWRVNNEKQQLIDQLIETRSQLAVTERNAGIAEERQRIAHEIHDTVAQGLSSIQMLLHVSEQEILAAEMEEKSKDAIVKKMRLARQTASDNLSEARAMIAALQPAALSKTSLEGALHRVTEPLLGINFVISVDGEVRQLPMKTEATLLRIAQGAIGNVAKHSEAKNCHVTLTYEDTEVRLDVVDDGVGFEPSEISSTPAGLGHIGLSALHQRAVELHGEVIVESAYGQGTAVSAALPVEPPTDPEVGSPTSGHGEFSAELDN encoded by the coding sequence ATGCAATCAAGCCTAGATCGTGTGTCGGAGTCAGGACGCAATGAGCTCGATGTTGAAACGCTGGTGAAGCGGGGCAATCAGCCGGGCGCGATGAGCTATCGCAATAGTATTCACATTTTGACAGCAACGTTGCTGGTGGTGGGATTGGGGGCTTCGGCGCGCCTAACGCTGCCGATGTTTGCACTGTCGTGTGTGTTGTTGTTTGTGTGGGGATTTTTCTACTTTTATGGATCCACTAAACGAGTTGATTTTAGCCACGGCGTGCAGTTGGCGTGGTTGTTTGCGCTGTCGTTGGTGTGGATTGTCATGGTGCCGATCGTGCCGGTGTCCATTTATTTGCTTTTCCCACTGTTTTTCTTATATCTGCAGGTGATGCCCGATGTGCGGGGTATTATCGCGGTTGTTGGTGCCACGGCGGTTGCGGTGGCGAGCCAGTATTCGGTGGGGTTGACGTTTGGTGGCGTGATGGGCCCACTGGTATCCGCGATTGTTACCGTGGCCATTGATTATGCGTTCCGGACGTTATGGCGCGTTAATAATGAGAAGCAGCAATTGATTGATCAGTTGATTGAGACCAGATCTCAGTTGGCGGTGACGGAAAGAAACGCAGGTATTGCGGAGGAACGTCAACGCATTGCTCATGAAATCCACGACACGGTGGCGCAGGGCTTGTCCTCGATTCAAATGTTGTTGCATGTTTCTGAACAGGAAATCCTGGCGGCGGAGATGGAGGAGAAATCTAAGGACGCGATTGTAAAAAAGATGCGTCTTGCCAGGCAGACGGCTTCAGATAATCTCAGTGAGGCGCGTGCGATGATTGCGGCGTTGCAGCCGGCGGCGCTGTCTAAGACGTCGTTGGAAGGTGCGCTTCACCGCGTCACTGAACCGTTGTTGGGGATTAATTTTGTAATTTCTGTTGATGGTGAGGTTCGTCAATTGCCCATGAAAACTGAAGCAACATTGTTGCGCATTGCCCAAGGCGCTATTGGGAATGTGGCCAAGCACTCTGAGGCGAAAAACTGCCATGTGACCCTGACTTATGAGGACACTGAAGTTCGATTAGATGTGGTTGATGATGGCGTTGGGTTTGAGCCGTCGGAAATTTCTAGTACCCCCGCCGGGCTTGGCCACATTGGGCTTAGCGCGTTGCATCAGCGAGCAGTGGAGTTGCATGGTGAAGTTATAGTGGAATCTGCATATGGGCAGGGTACTGCGGTTTCTGCGGCGTTGCCGGTGGAGCCGCCGACTGATCCAGAGGTAGGTTCTCCAACATCAGGACACGGCGAATTTTCGGCCGAACTGGACAACTGA
- a CDS encoding DUF2020 domain-containing protein, with protein MRRTLPIFLAASIMLTACAAEKPAEEVPVEVAPSVAPEVITDGLPIDAMPAVARTEQTACPYLDTDWVADTNGQRVTGYGIDERFSTPSCVYYSFPEEPQLTVIVRDMATTDEAIAVVDWAAPIDSTEPAEEPTGWSGGRRGGNNNSGALYAVQKGPTAVIVFTNQDQSLKAQLIAEEVIQNLNL; from the coding sequence ATGCGTCGTACATTACCTATTTTCCTCGCTGCCTCCATCATGCTCACTGCGTGCGCAGCGGAAAAACCGGCGGAAGAGGTCCCTGTTGAGGTTGCTCCCTCAGTTGCCCCCGAGGTAATCACCGATGGCCTGCCCATCGACGCGATGCCCGCCGTCGCGCGCACCGAGCAAACCGCATGCCCCTACCTGGACACCGACTGGGTCGCCGATACCAACGGCCAGCGTGTCACGGGTTACGGCATCGACGAACGCTTTTCGACGCCCTCCTGCGTCTACTATTCCTTCCCCGAAGAACCCCAACTCACGGTGATTGTCCGCGATATGGCAACCACCGATGAGGCAATCGCCGTTGTCGATTGGGCTGCCCCCATCGATTCCACCGAACCTGCCGAAGAACCCACCGGTTGGTCAGGTGGCCGTCGCGGTGGCAACAATAATTCCGGTGCACTCTACGCCGTCCAAAAAGGACCCACAGCAGTCATCGTGTTCACCAACCAAGACCAATCCCTTAAAGCGCAGCTGATTGCAGAGGAAGTTATCCAGAACTTGAATCTGTAA
- a CDS encoding class E sortase, with translation MTATLNTESPHPDKGAGKPRPQISVSQIIGELLLTIGILALLFAFYEAYWTNVESGKLQESASQKLDEDWEQERDRVNPRQKLTPELGEAFARMYVPSFGSDFNFAIIEGTDEADLLAGPGRYVDSQMPGEAGNFAVAGHRVGKGAPFNDLGNLEVCDAIVVETFNSWDVYRVMPLSTNGSDRAAEAVDCFDETQVNRMAEGDYASVLGRSITTPDRIDATYPIPGVFDTTVAEGAEALLTLTTCHPQFSNAERMIVHAMLAEEIDKSSGERPAALEEN, from the coding sequence ATGACAGCCACGTTAAACACCGAATCTCCCCACCCTGATAAGGGAGCAGGAAAGCCACGGCCTCAGATTAGTGTTTCGCAGATTATCGGTGAACTCCTGCTGACAATCGGAATCCTAGCGTTGCTCTTTGCCTTCTATGAGGCGTATTGGACCAATGTGGAATCTGGAAAACTTCAGGAATCGGCAAGCCAAAAACTTGATGAGGACTGGGAGCAGGAGCGGGATCGGGTGAACCCTCGGCAGAAACTAACCCCAGAACTCGGCGAAGCTTTTGCGCGGATGTATGTTCCCTCGTTTGGTTCTGACTTTAACTTTGCCATCATTGAGGGAACTGATGAGGCAGATCTGTTGGCAGGGCCAGGTCGCTATGTGGATTCACAGATGCCAGGTGAGGCAGGAAACTTTGCTGTCGCAGGACACCGCGTAGGTAAAGGGGCACCGTTCAATGACCTGGGAAACTTGGAAGTTTGTGATGCCATCGTCGTGGAAACATTTAACTCCTGGGATGTCTACCGCGTGATGCCTTTATCTACCAACGGATCAGATCGGGCAGCAGAAGCAGTAGATTGCTTTGATGAGACACAAGTAAATCGTATGGCAGAAGGGGATTATGCTTCTGTTTTGGGTCGTAGCATCACCACCCCTGACCGCATCGATGCCACATATCCAATACCAGGAGTTTTTGACACTACCGTGGCAGAAGGGGCAGAAGCGCTGTTGACGTTAACCACCTGCCACCCGCAGTTCTCAAACGCAGAGCGAATGATTGTACACGCTATGTTGGCGGAAGAAATCGATAAGTCTAGTGGCGAACGCCCGGCAGCTTTGGAGGAGAACTAA
- the yidC gene encoding membrane protein insertase YidC: MLDILIYPVSGVMKLWHLLLHNVVGLDDSLAWFVSLFGLVITIRAIIAPFTWQMLKSGRAAAHVRPHRAAIRKEFEGKFDEASIREMQKRQSELNKEHGINPIAGCMPGLIQMPFILGLYWALLRMARPEGGLENPIINSIGFLSPEEVQSFLEGRINNVPLPAYVSMPTEQLEYLGTTQAEVLSFVLPLFIAAAIITAINMAMSMYRAFQTNDYASSVSNGMIKFMLVLSILAPIFPLSLGLTGPFPTAIALYWVSNNLWTLFQTIIMMIILERKYPLSEEFKVHHLEQRDKYRAKQKEKRSFLWTRRKNRALMLLTPWKASSLHAENVELTSARTKKINEQKQAQKEISTKRRETQREMNRAAMERLKKRRAEVKAKKKGLIDASPHDPSPEEKEEN, encoded by the coding sequence GTGCTCGATATTTTGATTTATCCGGTGTCCGGTGTGATGAAGCTGTGGCATTTGCTGCTTCATAACGTTGTGGGATTGGACGATTCACTGGCATGGTTCGTTTCATTGTTCGGCCTTGTGATCACCATTCGAGCCATCATCGCGCCTTTTACGTGGCAGATGCTTAAGTCGGGCCGTGCGGCAGCTCACGTCCGCCCTCACCGAGCTGCGATCCGCAAGGAGTTTGAAGGCAAGTTCGATGAGGCGTCCATTCGGGAGATGCAAAAACGCCAGAGTGAGCTGAACAAAGAACATGGCATCAATCCGATCGCGGGTTGTATGCCGGGTCTGATTCAGATGCCTTTCATTCTTGGTTTGTATTGGGCGTTGCTGCGTATGGCACGTCCTGAAGGTGGTTTGGAAAACCCGATTATCAATTCGATCGGATTCTTATCTCCTGAGGAAGTCCAGTCTTTCCTCGAGGGGCGTATCAATAATGTGCCTCTTCCTGCATATGTGTCTATGCCCACGGAGCAGCTGGAGTATTTGGGTACCACGCAGGCTGAGGTGCTTAGTTTTGTGCTGCCGTTGTTTATTGCTGCCGCAATCATCACGGCTATCAACATGGCGATGTCCATGTACCGCGCATTCCAAACAAATGATTACGCCTCAAGTGTGTCCAACGGCATGATCAAATTCATGCTTGTGCTGTCCATCCTGGCACCGATCTTCCCGCTCTCACTCGGCCTGACCGGACCATTCCCCACGGCTATTGCACTGTATTGGGTAAGCAACAACCTGTGGACGCTTTTCCAAACCATCATCATGATGATCATTTTGGAACGCAAATACCCATTGAGCGAGGAATTTAAGGTCCATCATCTTGAGCAGCGCGATAAGTACCGCGCTAAGCAAAAAGAGAAGCGTAGTTTCCTGTGGACTCGTCGTAAAAACCGCGCATTGATGCTGCTCACACCCTGGAAAGCTTCATCGCTGCACGCGGAAAATGTTGAGCTCACCAGCGCGCGCACCAAGAAAATCAATGAGCAAAAGCAGGCTCAAAAAGAAATCTCTACCAAGCGCCGCGAAACGCAACGGGAGATGAACCGCGCCGCCATGGAGCGCTTAAAAAAGCGCCGCGCTGAGGTTAAAGCGAAAAAGAAAGGGCTTATCGACGCCTCCCCTCACGATCCATCCCCTGAAGAGAAGGAAGAAAACTAA